A stretch of the Arvicola amphibius chromosome 8, mArvAmp1.2, whole genome shotgun sequence genome encodes the following:
- the LOC119821766 gene encoding uncharacterized protein LOC119821766, which translates to MEPVVQTCGTFPGLTLGFRSPVLAGDPYSKPKLSALDSHVVNAGGNVTLQCISWQRYDGFILIKEGEPKFSRTLDSQYIFTGHLQAMFSLGPMTSRNSGTFRCYGFYKREPQNWSMPSDPLEVHISGASEMINSSEVKIASQPKHHTVDNFIRMAMIGLLLLLFGILQLKTWYSQRWTLHAPGRWLVRPTDLPHPHHQGDLSSKALASSPYDARNMRKCSSFHTSRAGSPISAPIEPYLQCCLCKVESSEGGTSAPCPHHHMADERWGYNFHIHILSVLLPSPLTRSTVLPRSGGGGEHASKTDPDSSGNPRGAGTSEEGRIFSDLRGKGHTENSLPGLSLVPMTHVPAEIMGKPTLRAQPGSVMTSGMQLTISCEGTSSAQEYYLYKEGSPDPWERQSPLEHGNKAEFFFPSFHQNHAGRYRCYYRTHIGWSERSDFLDLMVTGFYRKPSLSALPSPVVRFGGNVTLECISQLGYDGFSLTKEEQQKISWTLDSQYIYSKSNFRALFSVGPLTSGHRRTFRCYGYYLSKPQVWSEPSDPLELLVSGVPETTSQPQNMSEATIASQPQDHTVENIIRMGISGLILTVLGILLFEACYSQRRP; encoded by the exons GACTGACTCTGGGATTCAGGTCTCCAGTGTTGGCAG gAGATCCCTACAGCAAACCCAAATTGTCAGCCCTTGACAGCCATGTTGTGAATGCAGGAGGGAATGTGACCCTTCAATGTATCTCATGGCAGAGATATGATGGGTTTATTTTGATCAAGGAAGGAGAACCCAAGTTCTCCAGAACCCTGGACTCACAGTATATTTTCACTGGGCATTTACAAGCCATGTTTTCTTTGGGTCCTATGACCTCCAGGAATAGTGGGACATTCAGATGTTATGGCTTCTACAAAAGAGAGCCACAGAACTGGTCTATGCCAAGTGACCCCCTGGAAGTACACATATCAG GAGCATCTGAGATGATCAACTCATCAGAAGTCAAGATAG CTTCACAACCCAAGCATCATACAGTGGACAACTTCATCCGGATGGCTATGATTGGCTTGCTCCTTTTGCTGTTTGGGATTCTGCAGCTAAAGACTTGGTACAGCCAGAGATGGACCTTACACGCACCAGGGAGGT ggttggtcagacCGACAGATCTCCcccatcctcaccaccagggtgaccTCTCCAGCAAAGCCCTTGCTAGTTCACCTTATGATGCAAGGAACATGAGGAAGTGCTCTAGCTTCCACACCtccagggctggctcacccatatCTGCACCAATAGAGCCATATCTACAGTGTTGCCTATGCAAGGTGGAAA GCAGTGAGGGGGGCACATCTGCCCCTTGCCcacaccaccatatggcagatgagcgGTGGGGCTACAACTTCCACATTCACATTCTGTCAGTTCTACTGCCATCTCCTCTTACccgctctactgtgctgcccag atctggtggtggtggtgaacatgCTTCAAAAACAGACCCTGATTCATCAGGAAACCCTAGGGGTGCAGGAACTTCTGAAGAGGGGAGAATCTTCTCTGATTTGAGGGGTAAAGGTCACACAGAAAATTCTCTTCCAGGACTGAGCCTGGTCCCCATGACCCATGTACCAGCAG AAATTATGGGCAAACCCACACTCAGAGCTCAGCCAGGCTCCGTGATGACCAGCGGCATGCAACTGACCATTTCATGTGAGGGAACCTCTAGTGCCCAGGAATATTATCTCTATAAAGAGGGCAGTCCAGATCCCTGGGAACGACAGAGCCCTCTGGAGCATGGGAACAAGGCCGAGTTCTTCTTTCCGTCCTTTCATCAGAACCATGCAGGGAGATATCGCTGTTACTATAGGACCCACATTGGCTGGTCAGAGCGCAGTGACTTTCTGGACTTGATGGTGACAG GATTCTACAGAAAACCCAGTCTATCAGCCCTGCCCAGCCCAGTGGTGAGATTTGGAGGAAATGTAACTCTCGAGTGTATCTCACAGCTTGGATATGATGGGTTTTCTCTGACTAAGGAAGAACAACAGAAAATCTCTTGGACCCTAGACTCACAGTACATATACTCTAAAAGCAATTTCCGGGCACTGTTCTCTGTGGGTCCTCTGACCTCCGGACATAGGAGGACATTCAGATGCTATGGCTATTACTTGAGTAAACCCCAGGTGTGGTCAGAACCCAGTGATCCTCTGGAGCTCCTGGTCTCAG GAGTGCCTGAGACCACCAGCCAACCACAAAACATGTCAGAAGCCACAATAG CCTCACAGCCTCAAGATCATACAGTGGAGAACATCATACGGATGGGCATTTCTGGTTTGATTCTCACAGTACTTGGGATTTTGCTGTTTGAAGCTTGCTACAGCCAGAGAAGACCTTGA